In a genomic window of Aggregatimonas sangjinii:
- a CDS encoding tyrosinase family protein has translation MEPKNNFNTRRSFLKNITWGATGLSLGSTVLQSCAEVNAQSDISSVAATLKGNIGTTVTRKNIATMSADDPELQLLKDAIGILRKRSADWPLDPAGWSENGALHTKFCATTEFSYQVHYSWYVWPWHRTYLWTLEKKLQHAVREPKLALHYWDWTKKPGIPEQYQGGDSNPLYNDTRRVNPDDIIPFDFMNMGPALRARKFSTFGGYPFYKDGSEPQIDGMAEQSFHNNIHNWIGGEMAGFVAAGYDPIFYGHHGNCDRFWQAWLDADPDHQNPTDEEFLEKVFYFTDEKGKPIEIKVKDVLDTEKLGYRFEDLNFNSPDGDYNSREDLIVPSYEMVKASSVYNTSIEEEQKVQMLTKTDGNEVTQVRLKFERAKLPYMPYCSRVFFLFGNTEPSADNCKYIGTFTILPIVSAEEGKLEKDVYMHVEITKGIAQKIQNKEAIKVFFEPVQVRGRNIPDEPLQIEEITFELLT, from the coding sequence ATGGAACCTAAGAATAATTTTAACACTAGAAGGTCATTTTTAAAGAATATTACATGGGGAGCCACTGGACTCTCATTGGGCTCAACGGTGTTACAGTCGTGTGCCGAAGTAAACGCTCAATCGGATATCTCTTCCGTGGCAGCTACGTTGAAAGGTAACATAGGTACGACAGTGACACGTAAGAATATTGCGACTATGTCAGCTGATGACCCAGAGTTACAACTTCTTAAAGATGCCATCGGTATTCTTAGAAAACGTAGCGCAGATTGGCCCTTGGACCCAGCTGGATGGAGCGAGAACGGTGCCTTGCACACCAAATTCTGTGCGACGACCGAGTTTAGTTATCAGGTGCACTATAGTTGGTATGTATGGCCATGGCATAGAACATATTTGTGGACATTGGAAAAAAAACTGCAACATGCGGTACGAGAACCGAAACTGGCACTACATTACTGGGACTGGACAAAAAAACCAGGTATACCCGAGCAATATCAAGGTGGGGACTCCAATCCTCTGTACAATGATACGCGCCGTGTTAATCCGGATGACATAATCCCTTTCGATTTTATGAATATGGGGCCAGCTTTAAGGGCAAGGAAGTTTTCAACTTTTGGTGGCTATCCGTTCTACAAAGATGGAAGCGAGCCCCAAATTGATGGAATGGCCGAGCAGAGCTTTCACAATAACATCCACAATTGGATCGGTGGTGAAATGGCCGGTTTCGTAGCTGCGGGCTACGATCCTATTTTCTATGGTCATCACGGTAACTGCGACCGTTTCTGGCAAGCTTGGTTGGATGCCGATCCCGATCATCAAAATCCGACCGATGAGGAATTCTTGGAAAAGGTCTTTTATTTCACCGATGAAAAAGGTAAGCCCATAGAAATTAAAGTGAAAGATGTGCTGGATACTGAAAAACTGGGCTATCGTTTTGAGGATTTGAATTTCAACAGTCCAGATGGTGATTACAATTCAAGGGAAGACCTTATTGTGCCCTCTTACGAGATGGTCAAGGCATCTTCTGTCTACAACACTTCCATCGAAGAAGAGCAAAAAGTTCAAATGCTTACGAAAACGGACGGAAACGAGGTTACACAGGTTCGACTCAAATTTGAAAGGGCGAAATTACCCTATATGCCTTACTGTTCCAGGGTATTTTTTCTATTTGGAAACACAGAGCCTAGCGCCGATAATTGCAAGTACATAGGCACCTTTACCATTCTTCCTATTGTATCCGCTGAAGAAGGTAAACTGGAAAAAGATGTATACATGCATGTGGAAATCACGAAAGGCATAGCCCAAAAAATACAGAATAAAGAGGCCATCAAAGTATTTTTCGAACCGGTTCAAGTACGTGGAAGAAATATTCCGGATGAACCATTGCAGATTGAGGAAATAACTTTTGAGCTCTTGACGTGA
- a CDS encoding DoxX family protein translates to METPTLQLNKFQKWMKQLLHTKVPHGRPDVVLLVYRIAISMAFLFIHGLKKILNFQEEVQHIPDPFNMGGYTATIIAIFSNVICSIFIAMGLFTRVFALGAFMIPFIGLTIVHANDPWVVKDVPLMYSLAFLVIIVLGPGKYSADRIISKLWFKEKNY, encoded by the coding sequence ATGGAAACTCCGACGTTACAGCTGAACAAATTTCAAAAATGGATGAAACAGCTACTCCATACCAAAGTACCTCACGGCAGGCCTGATGTAGTACTGTTGGTATATCGTATTGCTATTTCCATGGCTTTCTTATTTATACACGGGTTAAAAAAGATATTGAATTTTCAAGAAGAAGTGCAGCACATTCCAGACCCATTCAACATGGGTGGTTATACAGCTACTATAATTGCTATTTTCTCAAATGTCATTTGCTCGATATTCATTGCCATGGGGCTCTTTACTAGGGTTTTTGCCCTTGGGGCATTCATGATTCCCTTTATCGGTTTGACCATCGTTCACGCAAACGATCCTTGGGTCGTAAAAGATGTGCCTTTGATGTATTCCTTGGCATTTTTGGTAATCATCGTTTTAGGGCCCGGAAAATATTCTGCTGATCGTATCATCAGCAAACTGTGGTTCAAAGAGAAAAACTACTAA
- a CDS encoding amidohydrolase, whose translation MKSTLLFSLILLLSISCKEGTSQTNKNSENSGQETADLIITNGRIAIMDDNRSTVEAIAIKDGLISGTGTTAEMQNLKGENTQIIDVKGKTVIPGLNDSHLHLTRGGRFYNAELRWDGVKTLKRALEMLKEQAQRTPKGQWVRVIGGWSPFQFEENRFPTPEEINAATGDVPTYVLFLYSRGWLNQAALNELKIDENTKAPEGSTFEKGKDGKLTGVLLAEPNPGILYARIGALPPLNEDQMVNSTKQFYRELNRLGITSGIDAGGGGHKFPKDYSGTKVLAEDGEMPIRLSYYLFPQDKGEEFQEFETWMGNNTIFHDGALHLDHGYELEGGGEFLVWSAGDFENFLAPQPMLKDRKNWRPELKKVVTLLVNKKWPFRIHATYGETIAQFLDVFEEVNKETNNGFSNIRWAIDHAETVTEEQLQRIKDLNGGVAVQARMAYAGEFFVERYGKEKAAQAPPIRKILDMEIPIGAGTDGTRVASYNPWPALHWLVSGKTVGGLQYMEAGNRMSREEALHLYTKGSAWFSQEEDVKGTLEKGMYADFAVLSDDYFNIPESEINNLHSVLTVTNGKVVYAANEFENLNPELPEVLPEWSPVKYFGGYQNN comes from the coding sequence ATGAAGTCTACCTTACTATTTTCACTGATTCTATTACTATCGATTTCCTGTAAAGAAGGGACGTCACAAACAAATAAGAATTCGGAAAACTCCGGTCAAGAAACAGCGGATTTAATCATCACCAATGGTCGTATCGCGATTATGGACGACAATAGGTCTACCGTCGAGGCCATTGCAATAAAAGACGGATTGATTTCTGGAACGGGTACGACCGCAGAAATGCAAAATCTAAAGGGTGAGAACACCCAAATCATCGATGTTAAGGGTAAAACCGTTATACCGGGTTTAAACGATTCACATTTGCACCTTACCCGTGGGGGCCGGTTTTACAATGCCGAACTTCGGTGGGATGGTGTAAAAACATTGAAAAGAGCACTTGAAATGCTCAAAGAGCAGGCCCAAAGAACTCCTAAAGGACAATGGGTACGTGTTATAGGAGGTTGGAGTCCATTTCAATTTGAAGAAAATCGCTTCCCGACTCCCGAAGAAATTAACGCAGCTACAGGAGATGTGCCAACCTATGTATTATTCCTCTACAGTCGAGGCTGGCTTAACCAAGCGGCCTTGAACGAACTTAAAATAGATGAAAATACAAAGGCCCCTGAGGGAAGCACTTTTGAAAAGGGCAAGGACGGTAAATTGACCGGTGTTCTGTTGGCAGAACCGAACCCTGGAATTCTATATGCGCGTATAGGAGCACTACCCCCGCTGAACGAGGATCAGATGGTAAATTCTACCAAACAATTCTACCGTGAGCTCAACCGATTGGGAATTACAAGCGGGATCGATGCAGGTGGAGGAGGACATAAATTCCCAAAGGATTATAGCGGAACCAAGGTGTTGGCCGAAGATGGTGAAATGCCCATACGATTGTCATATTATCTTTTTCCACAGGACAAAGGAGAAGAATTTCAGGAATTTGAGACTTGGATGGGTAATAATACCATATTTCACGATGGTGCATTGCATCTTGACCATGGTTATGAATTGGAAGGCGGAGGTGAATTTTTAGTATGGAGTGCAGGCGATTTTGAAAATTTTCTAGCGCCCCAGCCGATGTTGAAAGATAGAAAGAATTGGCGACCGGAATTGAAGAAGGTCGTTACACTTTTGGTGAACAAGAAATGGCCCTTTCGAATACATGCTACCTACGGTGAGACCATTGCTCAGTTTTTGGATGTATTTGAAGAGGTTAACAAGGAGACCAACAACGGATTTTCCAATATTAGGTGGGCCATCGACCATGCGGAGACCGTAACGGAAGAACAACTACAGCGTATCAAGGATTTAAATGGAGGTGTTGCGGTACAGGCACGAATGGCTTATGCGGGCGAGTTCTTCGTAGAACGCTATGGAAAGGAAAAGGCGGCCCAAGCACCCCCTATTCGAAAAATTTTGGATATGGAAATCCCTATTGGAGCGGGTACCGATGGCACACGTGTAGCTAGTTATAATCCATGGCCAGCGTTACATTGGTTGGTGTCTGGCAAAACGGTAGGAGGACTCCAATATATGGAGGCCGGAAATAGAATGTCGCGTGAAGAGGCCCTTCACCTATACACAAAGGGAAGTGCCTGGTTCTCCCAGGAGGAAGATGTAAAGGGTACTTTAGAGAAGGGAATGTATGCGGATTTTGCAGTACTGTCGGACGATTACTTCAACATTCCGGAATCGGAAATCAACAACCTGCATTCGGTCTTGACCGTCACCAATGGGAAGGTGGTATATGCGGCGAACGAATTTGAAAATCTCAACCCAGAGTTACCCGAAGTTTTACCGGAATGGTCTCCTGTCAAATATTTTGGTGGGTATCAAAACAACTAA
- a CDS encoding superoxide dismutase, whose protein sequence is MYTLPELQFTYDELEPYIDAETMRIHHTKHHQGYTDKLNNALKEGGWENENLEDILRNISKYNTAVRNNGGGFYNHSLFWNILAPDKTEIPEGEFKNAFYETFGTMENFIGHFGDAAKSRFGSGWAWLSVEDSGKLFISSTANQDNPLMDSEEQNGTPILGLDVWEHAYYLNYQNRRPDYVSAFFEMIDWSTVAKNYMNTK, encoded by the coding sequence ATGTACACATTACCTGAATTACAATTCACCTATGATGAATTGGAACCCTATATTGACGCAGAGACCATGCGTATTCATCATACCAAACATCATCAAGGATATACTGACAAACTCAACAATGCTTTGAAAGAAGGCGGCTGGGAAAACGAAAACTTAGAGGATATCCTGAGGAATATTTCCAAATACAATACGGCAGTTCGGAACAACGGTGGCGGATTTTATAATCATAGCCTGTTCTGGAACATTTTAGCTCCGGACAAAACCGAAATTCCGGAGGGTGAATTTAAAAACGCCTTTTACGAAACTTTTGGTACCATGGAGAATTTTATTGGTCATTTCGGCGATGCCGCGAAATCACGATTCGGTTCGGGGTGGGCGTGGCTTTCGGTTGAAGATTCTGGAAAGCTTTTTATTTCAAGTACTGCAAATCAAGACAACCCACTGATGGACAGCGAAGAACAAAACGGGACTCCCATATTAGGCTTGGATGTTTGGGAGCATGCCTATTATTTAAATTATCAAAATAGAAGACCCGACTACGTTAGCGCCTTCTTCGAAATGATTGACTGGTCTACCGTGGCTAAAAACTATATGAATACAAAGTAA
- a CDS encoding phospholipase A: MSYQKIFSAIILIGCLSTSLNAQNDTDQDDGRYQKELSKTPSFSIYGDNYFVTGTRINESPNSQNSDAKYQLGFKQIISRDLLPFDTHLFFTYQQISFWDIYQDSFPFRDTNYNPSIGLGRLLFDKAGEINGGLWFAFEHQSNGRDEEDSRSWNYFSLLYYKAFSDKFHSSLEAWAPIGTKDGNQDLLEYIGYGELTATWRPTDILFIEGKFRKALRADWRGSAQISVNLRYSKRTNQFLYLQYFVGQGESMLDYRMNSNFLRIGIVFKDLLFWD; encoded by the coding sequence GTGAGTTATCAGAAAATTTTTTCCGCCATAATTTTAATAGGTTGTCTATCGACATCCTTAAATGCACAAAATGATACGGACCAAGACGACGGCAGGTATCAAAAAGAATTGTCGAAAACACCATCCTTCTCCATCTACGGGGATAATTATTTTGTAACGGGAACCAGGATAAATGAATCGCCGAATTCACAGAATAGCGACGCCAAATATCAATTGGGCTTTAAACAAATTATATCAAGGGATTTATTGCCTTTTGATACTCATTTGTTTTTTACGTATCAACAAATCTCCTTTTGGGACATCTACCAAGATTCCTTTCCCTTTCGGGATACGAATTATAATCCGTCAATTGGTCTAGGCAGACTGTTGTTCGATAAAGCCGGGGAAATAAACGGTGGTCTGTGGTTCGCTTTTGAACATCAATCCAACGGTCGCGACGAGGAGGACTCCAGAAGTTGGAACTATTTCTCCCTACTTTACTATAAAGCTTTTTCGGATAAATTCCATTCTTCGTTAGAGGCTTGGGCGCCCATCGGAACTAAGGATGGTAATCAAGACCTTTTGGAATATATCGGTTATGGTGAGTTGACTGCCACTTGGCGACCGACCGACATCCTCTTTATCGAGGGCAAATTCAGGAAAGCACTACGAGCAGATTGGCGCGGGAGTGCACAAATTTCGGTGAACTTAAGATACTCTAAAAGAACGAATCAGTTTTTGTACCTCCAATACTTTGTGGGACAGGGCGAATCGATGTTGGACTATCGGATGAATTCGAATTTTCTAAGGATAGGAATTGTTTTCAAGGATTTGTTGTTTTGGGATTAG